In Numenius arquata chromosome 1, bNumArq3.hap1.1, whole genome shotgun sequence, the DNA window CAAGCACAACTGGCGTGTAATTGAGGCGGTGGGGTTTGCACAGAAGCTGTAAGAGATGGCACCGGAGACAGGCACTAATGTTGAGACAGAGGAGGCAAGGGGAGGCTCCTACCTGTCAGGGTAGTCCTGTATATCCCTGCAGGGGAGGGTCTCCACCATCTACTGGGTGCTGCCTAGGTGGTAACAAAAACCAGAAACACCAGAGCAGGACAGAGGACTAGCTCTGTATCTTAGGAAACACGCAGTTCAGCTATTATCCTCTCCCTCCCACTTCCCAGCTGGTTCTACCCTCTTCCCTCTGGTGTCCCCATCATCCCAGTGTCCAGGTGCCATCCATCATGGGGGTCCTCTTTCCCTGGGGGAAGGATGGGCAGTGGTATCAGTCCTATGAACTCAGGGTGTCCTTGCAGGTGTCTCGCTGCGTCTGCCACAGAAACGAGACGTACCGGGTGCTGagtgagaaggagggagaggaggaggtgcaGCTGTGGCATGAGAGGTTCCTCAGCTTCACCAGAGGGTGATGCACAGTGGCAGGGGTATGCAGGGAAGCGCAGGGCTCTGGAGCAGTCTTtctggggctgtggtggggcaGAGAGACTGGGTAGACTTGGACAGCTCTTCCAAGACCCCTTGCTGGCCAGCTAGCTCATTATGGCCACATATCCCCCTCTGAGCAACTGCGATGCACCATCGgcagcagcacaccaggaggggaGCTTCACTCAACAGCGTTTCACCGTGGCACCTGCTGGAAATCCCCCTGAAACATTTTGTCCAGCCAAAGGAGCAGCTGAGCATCAGAGAAGGCATCAGCCCTGGGAACCTGGATTTAGAGCCACTGGCCAAAGCGTCCTCATCTGAAATCCCCAGCCTCAGCCATCTCTTGCCTCTCTGCCCCTGCAGGCCTATACCAGTCTCTCCCAAAGATGGGTCTTATTTCAAAAAGAGCCTTTTTGACCTACAAACCTAATTTGCTTGGTTCTCTCTGACGACGCCGCTCTATTACACCCCGCAGTGACCCCTGTCATGTTCGAGGTGAGTCCCCACTCCCCCCTGGTGTTTCTCACTCGCTGCAGCCCATGTGTCCCCTGAGCACAAGGACTCCCACATGGTCTTGTCCCCTCCCAGTCTAcgggagggagcagagccaggtACCCTCCAGGTCCCAAATGCAGCGTGTGAGGACGGAGCTGACATACGCACTTTGCTTTCCATTGCATCTGCTTTATTTCTAAAGTTTAAGGGTTTATTTGACCTGTGGAGGACCTATTGGACCTCTAACCCCCTGtctggaaaaataattcaaaccacAACAAACCCAATGAGGCTGGCAAGAGGGTGCTGTGTGGGGAGCACACAGGAGTTGATGGCACCCCTGGACCAAAGGGGCAGCTCTTCAGCAGGGCAGCAAAACCCCACGTCCCCTCCGCTCCCTCTCAGGCTGTGTGTCTCCCCGGCACCTTCCCTTGCTTCCCCGTGGCTCTCCCAAGGCTGTCCTCCCCCCGGCTACCctgcctcccaccaccccagctcGCTCCCCCTCAGTGGCAGCTGTGCACCTCCACCAGGTGCCGGCACTGTTTGCACTTGATGGAGCAGCACCAGCGAAACTTGCAGCTGCATCGttccaccacctcctcctgggCCGTGTGGAAGCCCCTGCCGCAGCACAGGAGCTCACAGCCATCCATGGCCGGGGATGTCCGGTTGCACTGGCGGCCGGAGGTGCCGAATACCCCATGCCGGGGGTCCCGGTCACAGAAgtctgggctggccaacaggtaGACCAGGTCATGAGCTGTGTAGGGCTTGAAGCGAGAGCTCTTGGGCACCAGGAGCTTGCGGGAACCAACCCGCTTAGGGTGAACCTCCGTCGCCCCCTCGAACTTTTCCTTGAGGACATTGCCCACCTTGCGGAAGGGAGGCATGACCTTCCAGCACGTGCGCACCTCGCAGGAGCCTGACACGCCATGACACTTGCACTCCACCTTCATGTGGGCCAGGAGAGCCTGGGGAGTGGGAGACAGCTGCCAGCCAGACTTGAGACCCCCTGCCCTATGCCTTCCATGCCTATGGCCGCCCCCCAGAAGCCACTGTTCCCCTACATACCTCCCATGGGGCTGGAGGGCTTGAATAGccaaagggagggaagggaaaaggaaagggagagagagggagagggagagggaaagggagagggagagggagcaaaaaagtctttttaagcCAGGCCAATATGAAACAGAAGGAGATCCACTCTGTGGGAAACGGGCTGGCTTGGGTCTATAAGAGGAATCcctaaagaaaagggaagagatggGACCTGCTCTGATCCAtgaggctgtggggaagggaacGGATCCGTTCAAGTGACCAGATCTGACAGCAGCCCCTGCAGAAGATGGTGTCTTtgctcaggaggggctggaggagcagggaagcCTTTCAGAGCAGAATGGAGAAACTAATTGCCTTTGCAGAAAAGGCCAAGGAAGGTAAATCACGCTGAGCTCTGTGAGGAAAAGGACTCTGCACAGAGGCAGGTAGGGGAGGCCGAGACCCCCCTCTGCGCAGGCAAGGAGCCAGCTCGGTGGCAGTGCTAGGCTGAGGAAAGGCAGCAGGATGCAGAGCCCCTCTGGCAGCTCATGGCTGCCCTGAATCACTCCTCTGGGTAAGGAGGCTGGACCAAGCTCCACCTAGCCAGGGAGAAGTCCCTGAAGCCGGGCTTGTTTCCCAGCCCTTGTTCCTGTCCTTACCTTCCTCCCAGCCTCGTTGTTGTGCAGGTTCATGAGCACTCGGCTGGAGGAGATGCCGCGGCTCCTCTCAGGGTTGTCTACGAAGGCTTGAGAAAAGGCAATCCCGTAAGACAAGTTATCAGAGCAGCCCGACCACTGGAAACCTGCAGAGGGAAAGTGGCAATGAGGTGAAGAAGGAGAAGCCTTGGGAGGAGCTCCCAGAAGGCTGTGGACAAGGGAGATGTCTTCTCCCCTTGTGAGGGTCTCCCCCATGGATCTTCtcctctgccaccccctccctgccaccGGCCCCCTCCTTCACCTTCGGGGCTGACTCCTCGGATCTTGCGGTCACAGCCACACTTCTCCAGCTCCCCGCGGCTGCAGGCACGAGTCACAGCAAAGGCAACGCCAGCAGCAGAGATAGCATGGATGAACGCAGATTCCCGCGTGCCTGCAGCAGGGTGAGAAATGGCACCCGTCTGCGGAGGGGGAAGGCACTGATGGGCCACAGCATGGGGAAAAGAGGCTGTGACTCCATGCAGGAAGGATGTATTCAGGCAGAGACTGCTCAGGAGAAATCTCTCTTAGGATGCTGCAGTTCCCAAGGCCTGGAGCCAGCAAAGGAGATGGCTCTGTGGGGTCCTTCTGGCTCAG includes these proteins:
- the LOC141472698 gene encoding protein Wnt-4-like, with the translated sequence MEMMWLYVVLIPVQHVLAVTWLYLAKQPSLRAVLRDPGGCEGLTGLVEEQVHICRRQVEAMDAVKRGAELAVEECQHQFHSRRWNCSTLQGLQVFGKVAIQGTRESAFIHAISAAGVAFAVTRACSRGELEKCGCDRKIRGVSPEGFQWSGCSDNLSYGIAFSQAFVDNPERSRGISSSRVLMNLHNNEAGRKALLAHMKVECKCHGVSGSCEVRTCWKVMPPFRKVGNVLKEKFEGATEVHPKRVGSRKLLVPKSSRFKPYTAHDLVYLLASPDFCDRDPRHGVFGTSGRQCNRTSPAMDGCELLCCGRGFHTAQEEVVERCSCKFRWCCSIKCKQCRHLVEVHSCH